A segment of the Coffea arabica cultivar ET-39 chromosome 8c, Coffea Arabica ET-39 HiFi, whole genome shotgun sequence genome:
ATTGATTCAACAACTTGTATTTTAATACGTTTAATTGTACACATAAGTATGGATGACTTGGAATGTTGGATGGTTTGTAATGTTTAATTGTGGTGTTTTAATGCTTACTTTAAAGTTAATGCTATTGATTGGGAGATTTTAAATGAATCCTCGCGAGAGTTAGACAAGCGATCCGTTAAATCTTAAGGTACGCCCTAAGGGGAGATGGACTCATCACACAACTACTTTtgtaaatatgaaattttatgggaataatttcagaaacctctgaGGTTTCTGATGATTGTGACCACCTCCACCAAGATTTAAAATGTTACATCTCTTGATGTTATGGAAAGATTACAATAATCTTTACAAACTCTACAAATCATAAGTGAAAATgagtttaaaagaaaaaatgggaaaaCTTATCTCATTAATTTAGAAACTCTAGCCTCATCTTATATATCTAGTATATTGTATTCTATTCTTAGTTCCACCAAATAGACATTTTTCTTAACTCTATAAAGAAAGAATTAACCAATATGGACGCATTTGTTAAAAAGGAGTATCTTCATAAATTACcttaccaaaaataaaatgtcCACGTGCCAAAAAAAATGTCTTCAAAACATGGTTCAAAATTTATACAAAGAAATATCTTGAAATTGTTACCTAATAGGCAACGGTCATATTTGATTTCATATCCCATATTGCCCTAAAGAAATCAAATAGGGCAATATGGGATATTCGTTGAATTTTTTGTGCTTATGTAACAAGAGATATATTTTTAATGGGggtttttgtaatttttcaaacctcaGAAAAAGGTGGCTGCAATTGCAAAAAAACTTAGGGGAGGTTTTCAATACTATTccaaatttattcttttttttattgagTTATAAAATTTTAGATATCAATAAATGGAGAAAATAATGGAGAGAAAACTAATTGAGAGGATCCCGACCCATCTCATGACTCCTTGACAATTATCAAGATATCTCCTTATCTTTTTCTATTATCATTATTGTCCATGTTGTtatcaattttaaaatttttgggttaTCACATCATCCTCACCTAATTGAACGAAACAACTATTTTTCTAGTCTCTTTTCCCATCTTCACCCCAATTCTACCAACCATTTTGCCTACTATATATACTACATATCACTAGCTCTTTCTAGCATATAAAAGTGATGAAAGTGAATGGCATGCCACATGTGTACAATAGGGAATTGGTCGATGTGccaaatttatttattcttgtttaaatcTTATGATTATTGGCATGGGGAGGAAAAATAAGGAGATCACCAGGAGAAGAAGAGTGCATGTTGGTGGCTCTTTTCTCGCTACTTGTTTCTctcatttttgcttttttctttcttgtctaatttttttttctcttttttcttttctctaagTTGAAAATGCAGATAGTGTTGATTCAATTATTTAATTAGGAATAGctgatattttaaaatatttaggATAATTTTGGTGTTGGCATGATTTGAACATTTACCATGCTGTTCTTATTATGTGATCGGTCAACGAAGATGAGTGTTATTCTTAAAACATAGGGGGGTTGATTGTAATTTGGTCAATAGACAAAGGAGGTAAATATAATTAAGCCCTAAAAACTTCTTTAGTTTTTCCCTAGTTGATTTCCATTAAAGCCAACTAGAGGTTATTTACTTCGACTATACACTTGCCAAATTTTAAACATAGACGTTACAAACCAATCtcacctttcttttctttcccaaaAAATAAGTTTAGAAGGGTGAGAAGGACGTTAGAGAGGGAATGCAGAATTAGGATGagaatttgacaaaaattttaaaaatttgagaaattaatttgATATTCAAATGGGccattttttatttctaaagTTTGAAAATGTTGCATATTATCTTACTATTTTGATCAATAGATTTGGCAAACATAGATTAAACTGTAATTTCTGCACTAATGTGTCCTGAATATATTGTTTGCAAGTTAATTTAATTAATATGCATTGCAAAAGATAGACTTTTGCATGTACACACACAATAGTTGgacgaataaaataaaataaagtctagTTGTAAGATGGAGGGAAATAATGGAAGTATTGGAATCCAACATGCAATATTTTTCTAACGGTTccaataaaaatggaaaacaCAGATGTAAATAATTTTCTCTTTGAAAAAGTCAAGAACGGTGCTTATAAATAATGTCATGTTTTGTGCTCACAGGACCATTGCCCACCTTGGGCTCTGCATAATTCCCGCacatataactaactaataaacaACCAAACTACCAGTCTTCCAATCACCTTATCTTTCCTCTACCTGTCAATCCTCTCATTTGAAATCATTTGTCTCTTTCCTTCCTATACACGACAAGAAGTCCTCAAGCAGTCATCAAGATTGTTACCAACAAGGTATTAACTCTTCGCTCAAGGAAAGGTAAtaactcttcctttttctttgctcTTGCATTGTGTCTGTGTATTGGTTGTAAAGCTTAGTATCTTGTCCAATTCttgatttgtttaatttttgttcAAATTATTCTAGTGCCTATGtatgtaaatgaaaaaaaaattaataagaaTTTGGTTGCtaaattcaatgtttttctCCTAATTACTAGATGCAAATCAAGGTTAACCAGGTTACAATCAACCATAGACAGATATACTGCTACCTGTACAATGAAGTTTTGCTAATTGAAGGACCAATCCATCTATTTGTGATTAAAAAatgcaactttcttggttagaatGTGCCGAAGCTGATCCTAGGAttttgatttcatgtttggcTGCAGTTGGGATATTTGGGTTTTGAAGCAGAAATCCtatttcaaaaacacaaatTATGGCAGAATGCTTCAATGTTGTCATATGTAAAATGTCATCCTGATCTATCTAATACATGAAAGAGACCCATCCATCAGCCACTTTGATTGAGTAAAGTTGAAAAATTATTTGTATCCATCTTAGGCTGACAAAAATTCAGCAGTAACTTTGAATTGATTATGTACAAGTCTTTGAATTGCTATGACCGGCTACTCAAACAGCCAAGCATAATTTTCATGATCATTTGGATTCAAGTTCTATGAGAATAAGTTTAGTTTTTTCACAGAGAATTTGGTTCTATAAGCTTTCAAAATCTTTGGGTGTTTTCCCATTTTCCCTTACATATAGTTCACAATAGCGCAAACATCCCACAACCCCGTAGATAAGTTCAAATTTGCACATTGGGGTAGGTATtaagatgatgtcatgaatttGTATTTCTATTTATTTGTCCCTGTTTTCATTGTTGAATTtgcttaattttttattttttttattttttaactctttctttcttcacGTACATCCGTGCATAAACATATCCATCTCAAGAATGTTCCATTTGCTAATAATTATGCAAAGGTTcaaaagttatttttcaatttgctaGGTAGAGATGGCAACAAGGGTAAAAGAAGGCTTGGTAGGTAAGGAAAAAAGGGGAATTTCTCCATCTTCTAAGAAAAGTCCCAGCACTTCAAAAGAGCCTTCTCCTAATAAAAGACATGATTCAACTACAGAAAGAAGCGTTCCAAACTATCTTAAGCCAACCATAAGTTCAGCTCTTGATGCTTCTAGGTCTCATGTCAAGAAGCATCCTCCCAGTGAGTCTGCACAGAAGGCAACCCTTGCTAGAAGAAGATCCTTTGACAAGCCCCTCCCACCATCTCATGTACAAAAAACACGAATTTCTCCTAATCCTAGGGAAAGAAATATTAGATCCTCCTCTTTTGGTGTTAAGACAACCACTACTTCACAAAAATCCCCATCAGATAGATTATCAAAGGTACCAAAATCTGATGGTAGAGAGCACTCCCTGCATCCAAGACCAAAGAATGTGAAAACAAGCAGCATAACTATAAAGAACCAAGAAACTCAGGGTGGTACATTTTCAGTAAAGCCACCAACTGAAAGACCTCATGGTACAGTTGATACTCCAGTTGTGGTTGATTTTCCACAAGTAGCTGAACATCAAGAAGAAGATCTGGGTTCAACaattaatgaaattgatgaagacATTCTAAATGtgggaaaagaaaatgtaagTGTAACAGATGAATTTCTGGTCCTTGAAGATAAGATACATTCCAATGTGACAAAATATGAACCAGAAAGCTATGAACTTCAGGAATTCAAGATGATTGAGTCGTCCTCAATTTTGAAAGACCAAGATGCAAACATTGGTGCTAGACTCGAAGAACCAGAAGATGAATTACAGGTTGGAGAAATTACTAGCAATCAATCAAAAATACTAGAACATCCACATgataaagaggaaaaaaatatcAACCATCAAGACgaaaatgttgaagaaggccctAAAGTTGAGGCCCCAAAGATGGAAGGAGAAAATACCAAAGAGGATACTATTGCTGCTCAAACGtttgatgaaaaggaagaaagtaGTGATGGAAGCCTAGTTCTTGACTCACAGCATGAAACAGATTCTGCAAAGGATGTTGCCAAAGAAGTGAAGAAAGGTCCTGAAAGGGAAACAACAAAACCAGAAGTGATTCAAGGGAAAAATGATTCAGCGCCATTATCCAACAATGTGATAGAGGTGACTGCAAGCAAGCTTCGAGAACAAAGGAAGAACAAGGTGAAAGCCTTAGCTGGTGCTTTTGAAACTGTCATATCATTACAAGACAACAAGTGATGCTGAATGACTTTCCTAATATATATGGTATGTAAACTAGTTAATCTtgcccaaaaaaagaaaatcatttttTCATGGAGATTCAAACTCATGAAATGCATAGTTATAGGTGAAGATCTTTCTAAAACATGATGACTTCTCTATAGAGGGAGTCTGCATCATTGCCTAATTCATTCAGGCAATCTAAACACAATGCCTTATGTTCCCTGAACAAATGTTTTATTGTAAAAGTTTACATTTCTCTTCAATTGTATTTTACATTTTAGCTCTCTTCTATTGTAATGTTGTAGTACTCCTCAGTCATTTACCAAAAGCAATAAAATCGACCCAGATGTGTGTAGGAGTGTAGTCAATCACTATGCCAGTTGTTAAATAGTTAGTTTCACATCTATAAAAtatctaaattttatttttcaggCACTATTTGCTTATTAGTTTTGCTACTTATAAAGGAACATAATGATTATTCTTGATTGGTTATAATTCCTTTATTGGATTGGTTACCATTTTGGACATTTACTAGCAGGAGAGTAGTATGATTACAGCATTTCATACAATCTGTaactaaaaatgaatatagATGAAGACGGTATCACATACACTTGGTCTAAAATACTAAAAATGTTCTTTGCCCTAACTATTGAAAAGATTCATAATGTTGATataattaaaatgaaaaatgcatatTGGAAGTGTAAAAAGCATTTGGTTTTATGTAGCACTAATAAAGATTATTACTTAGCAATGGATCATATGAAAgattacttaaatatttttgctaATATCTTATTGAGGAAATAGGTACGTCTCGTAACAGGAAATTCCtcaatattttgaatttaaaaaaaattatgcctTCTGATGCAAAGCGTCAAGAGAGGATCAAAAGATTAATGCAGGAGATTAAGAATATCTAAATAAGACATGAAACTGAATAGGAATGCATGCATCTAGGTTTTAAAGCAAGCATGTTCCCGAATATCACATCTTTTCTGAAGTGAATAAAGGTTAACTATTTTTTAACATAAGTAAacttgcaatgaaaattggaaaCATTTCATGAAACTCAGGAGTAAAAAAGATCCAGATTTTCATTACCGCTCGAAAATTGTAGAAGAAAAGTATACTTCAACCATCGTAAAGAAGTTAGTGGTGTGGCACAACTATGGATAGcaattttgaataaagaaaaaagatatgAATAGTTGTagataaattttcattaatagTGACATTTTTATTAAGAATTAGACATGTAATTATGGTTTTATTTATGTTACAAAAATAAGGGAATCAGATAATTCACTTTTGATTCATCTTCATGAagcttgaaaagaaaaaaactcagCAATAGACCTCGATTGCTCAGAAGATTTTAGGCTTGGAGGTTGATGCTGAGAAGATCAAGGTAACTTCTAGTAGCAAGACGTCAGAATTGGTGTGGGGAATTTTTTGGGCAAGTGATGGCCACAAGAGAGGGGAGCTTTTCATGGCAATGGGAATGGGTAGAAGAGACTAAATGCACgactggagggataaggaaaaggTAGGAATCAAGAATAAAGATTATTCAAAACCACATAGGTTACATATTTGCAACTTGTGATGTTTAAGAACCACGAGTAACATTGccttttatattaaaaaattacaaaagtcatTCTGTAACCCATACTACAAGCTATTTCTCATTTCCCCTCGATTGTGTTTAGAGAACAACTCATATTTTAATGTAGTTTCTCACGAGCAATCAAAACATAGTCTATTATATGGAATGCACCCAATATGCCCTACTTTGAGAAGGGCAGACGAAAATTATgatattttgataaaaaatgtCTCTCTCAAAAGTTTACATGGAATTTCTACTCAAACAAAATTCTTTACCTTTTGGTCTGTGATGAAGCTTGAGAAAGTCTAAGTAAACTTTCTCTAGTTAAAACTCCAACTGCCCTCAAGTTTGAGCCATAAGACAAACTATTCAATTCATTATGTCTTACAATTATGACCATTTAGTGCCTCTTTTCCAACATCAAATCAATTGCATAACCAATAGATGTTGAAGTAAAAACACATGGAGGTGGACTTCCCACCAGACTTGAAAGTGGAGCTCTAActgcacaagaaaaaaaaaaaaaaaaattccttcagTGAAGCCGCACGGGAACCGGTTCACCAAACTAAAGAAAAGCGAAATAAGCGAAAAACATTGTCAATATAAATGGATTAGTAGATTGATACACAAGAATGATAAAATTATCATTTCTTGAGGAGAAAACACTAATTCAAGTATAGAATCTATTAGTGCATCATCTGGAGTGTTTCTAGCTGATGgctttcattttctcttttagTGGCATACGTCTTAAATTATGATATGTAAACAATACTAACAGATTATATTGTCCTTCATTGGCGTACATCGTAACATAACTCAAGATAGCATTATCATTACTATTATAAAAGTATAGTGAGTCTTGGTGCTTTGGAGTGTAAGCACAATATTGTCTTAGGTTTTGTACCTCCTATTATGCACTTCTTCTTTTATTATGTAATTTATTATATTTCATTTATAGTGGCAATTATCAATATACGATCACATCCCATCATATTTGTATTATAACAATTATACACATGAAAAACTTTCTAACCAAAGCTCTTTACCTGCTCATGGTTAGTCAATGCTCATGGTTAGTCAATAATATTAATACTATAGAAATAGGTTTAAAATTACAAATACCAAGAAAATACacatcaaaataaaagaataaaaattaaaaatcaaattaaaagaaaaggaaaaaaactacaaacaagataaaagaaaagaataagaaaGGATAAACTCATCACCTTtgctaataaaattttaatgactctataaaaataaacaataaattaGGAATAATTGTGGTGGAATATTTACATCTAATAATTAATGAACATAACACTTCCATCATATTTGTATTATAACAATTATTGCGGCTTGCGGAGGCTAATTTGGGGTCGGCGGATCCCCCTCAGGATCTCAATCTTCATGTGGAGGctgcttaattgcatgcttcCTTGCCCAGACATTTTTCAGCCTTTTGGATTCCACCTACCCTCTAAGTGCCCTTTCTGCGCCAATGAAGAGATGCTACAGCACAGCTTTGTCGAATGTCGGATGGGTCGCCAAGTTTGGGAGAGGTTTGACCACGGGCTGACTATTCACATGGCAGCTTTGGACTCTCTTACACAGAAACTACAAGGATGGAGGATACTCTCAGCCGGGAGATCACTCAAGGTCTCTTTAGCTCACTTCCTTTGCTGATATGTTGTGAACTATGGAAGGTGAGAAACAAGGCTGTACATGAGAACATTGTGGCATCTCCAACCCAACTCTGCCACCAAGTTTGTTGGTCGCTAAACGTCATTGGtaccatggttcaaagtcgtggTCGTAGTCCAGAccgttccacatcggtctcAGCATATCAGTCGCGGGCTCCACGAGacgcaaaattttaaaatatttaatattctaaaatttgtaaaaaatatgataaacaaaaacaatttaaaaatagtaaaaaataaaaataaaaatttgaattgacTCGGGGCGACTCGGCTATTTTTATCTATCTTGAAAATGTCTTGGACGAGTTCTCGACGATTCATTATCTCGGAGTTATCTCATCCCGATAGCAGATCGTAAAACTCCGTTCTAGTTACGACTCAGCCGAGTCGTCTCGGTCTCGACCGAGTCTTTGAACCAAGATTGGTCCAGCTTACCCTTTTGCCCTTTCTGGCTCGGAGGATGTCTCTCTACCACTCTTGGGATTACCAACCTTTTCTAGGCAGCCCCAAACACAAAACAAATCTGACATTAACCTGGTCCTTGCCGCCTTTCCCTTACGTCAAGCTCAAAGTGGATGGCCCCTCGCTTGGGAACCCAGGGATTTCGGGAGTGGGAGGCATCATTCGAGGCCACCATGGCCAGGTAAAGGGGGCTTTCTCCTCCTCCTACGGGTTTCACATtgaggatgctcacctcggccatCGTAGAGGCCGAGGTCATCTTATGTCATCCTCATATAGGCCGAGATGATGTCTCCTAGACACAACCCCCGGGGTTCGGCCAGATCTCAGGTCCACAGCATGGATGACCTCTGTACTTTAGGCATTCCACTTCGGTtgcacgctgatgatgtcaaCCTGACACAATATAGACccagtgctttatctgaaaagcacctGATGCTTTTAATGGCTACTGTACAGGACTCTTTGTCAGCATGTCCAAACTGCTACCGTGTCAGAGAGACCTCCTGGTAGGGGACAGAGCTGTAATGGTCAGGACGTGGGTCCCACTAGCATGAGCCCTCTGTCCTGTCTTCCATTCCTGCCCAATAAATACCCCCCATtcactcccaacaagtaagaCTATTGTCACATTCTTACTGTTCATTACTCATTACTCTTTCTATATactgatttgatcgtcggagtgatcccaggggagaagccccgccactCACTTCGGACAAGCGAGTTCACCATACCTCCTTTGAGAGAAGACTGATTCCGGTCGGTTCTACTACCCACCAGAAATCACTtcttcaattggcgccgtctgtgagAACGAGATTACTTCTAAATGAGACCTACGCGCTCCAGAAGCCGGAGAGTTCCCTCAACCCGGGCTGGGCAAGCCTCAGCTGCTCAACAAGGTCACATCTCAGAGGAACAAGGGTCCCCGAGGACCCAACCAGCTAACGAAGACGCCATCGATGGGATGGCAGAGTTCGTGGCGGACAATCCCTGCATTTTCGAAGAACTAGGGAGGTACTTCAAGAGGCAAGGAAAAGAGAAGGTTGGATCCTCCAAGAGGAGACCAACGAAGTCGCCTGAGGTGTCCTCAGGTGAGAACTCTGACGATGGGCACCTCTCTCGGAGTACCTCAAGGCGCGCCTCTTCCAAGGCGACCTCCAAAATTGTCTCTATTTTCCGGGCGTTTTCCCGGGGTTTACTGGGAAGACAAGCTAAGGATATGTCTCGGTGCCCTGAGGGGCTAGTAGCCGATTACATGAGAGATCCGCCCTTTACCGATGACATCAATGGGGAAATGGTTTCCCCTAACTTCAAGCTCCCAGTATTACAACCCTACGATGGCCAGGATGATCCCAAGGATCACCTCCACACATTCATCTCGGCATTCCGCTTCTACTGCATCCCCGACGCCGTGATTTGTCGAGCTTTCCCCATTTTTCTACAAGGGACAGCTCAAAAATGATTCTGGGGTTTGAAACCAAGGAGCATTTCCTCACTGGACGAGTTGGTGGACAGGTTTATTCACCGCTTTGTATCGTCTCGCCCAGTCACGAAGACTTCAGCCTACCTCTTGAACCTACAGCAGGCTCCCGAGGAGTCATTGCGCTTGTATGTGCAGAGGTTCAATGAGGAAAATGTGCAGATACCTGATCAAAATGAGCAGATAACCATAGCTGCCTTCACCAACGGATTGATCGCAGGGATCTTCCACACCGAGATACATCAGAATTACCCCCGCTCACTTCGGGAACTTTGGGAACGGGTAGACCAAGGAATCAGAAGTAAGGACCTAAACTGTATGAAGCAGGAAGCCCAAGCAACCCGTACTGGGCAAGAGTC
Coding sequences within it:
- the LOC113705853 gene encoding uncharacterized protein isoform X1; the protein is MATRVKEGLVGKEKRGISPSSKKSPSTSKEPSPNKRHDSTTERSVPNYLKPTISSALDASRSHVKKHPPSESAQKATLARRRSFDKPLPPSHVQKTRISPNPRERNIRSSSFGVKTTTTSQKSPSDRLSKVPKSDGREHSLHPRPKNVKTSSITIKNQETQGGTFSVKPPTERPHGTVDTPVVVDFPQVAEHQEEDLGSTINEIDEDILNVGKENVSVTDEFLVLEDKIHSNVTKYEPESYELQEFKMIESSSILKDQDANIGARLEEPEDELQVGEITSNQSKILEHPHDKEEKNINHQDENVEEGPKVEAPKMEGENTKEDTIAAQTFDEKEESSDGSLVLDSQHETDSAKDVAKEVKKGPERETTKPEVIQGKNDSAPLSNNVIEVTASKLREQRKNKVKALAGAFETVISLQDNK
- the LOC113705853 gene encoding uncharacterized protein isoform X2 is translated as MATRVKEGLVGKEKRGISPSSKKSPSTSKEPSPNKRHDSTTERSVPNYLKPTISSALDASRSHVKKHPPSESAQKATLARRRSFDKPLPPSHVQKTRISPNPRERNIRSSSFGVKTTTTSQKSPSDRLSKVPKSDGREHSLHPRPKNVKTSSITIKNQETQGGTFSVKPPTERPHGTVDTPVVVDFPQVAEHQEEDLGSTINEIDEDILNVGKENEFKMIESSSILKDQDANIGARLEEPEDELQVGEITSNQSKILEHPHDKEEKNINHQDENVEEGPKVEAPKMEGENTKEDTIAAQTFDEKEESSDGSLVLDSQHETDSAKDVAKEVKKGPERETTKPEVIQGKNDSAPLSNNVIEVTASKLREQRKNKVKALAGAFETVISLQDNK